Genomic window (Acidimicrobiales bacterium):
TCACGCATTACGTGTTCAGGAGCGTGTGGACGGTCGACGCACCGCTCGACGACATCCGACCCGTGCTGGCCGATGTCCGCACCTACCCGGCGTGGTGGCCCGAGATCCGCTCGGTGACGGATCTCGGCGGCGGTCGCTTCGAGATGGTGGCCCGGTCGCTGCTGCCCTACGAGTTGCGCTTCGTGAGCGAGGAGGACACGGCGATGCGGGGTTCGGGCGTCATCGGCGCCCGGCTGTCGGGTGAACTCGAGGGATTCGCCCGCTGGACCACGGAGCAGGTGGGTGCGACCAGCAGGTTGGTGTACGACCAGGAGGTGGAGACGCGCAAGGCGCTGCTCAACGCCTTGGCCCCCGTCGCCCGGCCCGGCTTCCGGTTCAACCACTTCCTGATGATGCGCCATGGGCGAACCGGCCTGCGGACGTTCATGGCCGGCTACCGCCGCGGGCAGGGCTCCGCCGGCTCCTGAGCGAGGGGCCACCCACGACATTCCCGGCCGTGGCGGATGCTCGGGCCCGGCCCTGGACCGCCTCAGAGGACGATGGTGAGAACGGCCACCGTGAAGAACACGGTCTGGCCGCTGTGGACGGCAATGCCCATCAGCGCGCTCCGGTACCGCTTGGTCGGGTACGCCATGGTGAAGATTCCGGCCAGCGACGGCAGGATCACCCACGGCTCGTGCAGATGGTACGCAGCGAAGAGCATGCCGTTGACGACCCAGTCCCGATCACCGAATGCGCCGTTCATCCTGGGCAGGAGGAAGCCGCGGAACAACAGCGCCTCACCGAGGACCGTGTTGAGGACCAACATCACCACGATGAGCGCGAACCAGGCCCACGCCCCGTGGAGGAAGCTCTGCCCGGCGTCCGACTCGAGAAACGCGCCGAGGTCGCGAGTGGCCGGCACGGGGAGCCGGGGGATGAGCTGCTCGGCGGCGAGACCGATGGTCAAGGGGAGGACCAAGAGCCACAGCCTCCCTCCGGTTCGACCCGTCCGCGGGCTCCGGGGAGAGCGCAGCCACAGCACGTCCCGGAGGGTGGTCCATCGAAGGTTGCCCTGTTCGCGCCACACCAGCGCGAGGACGAGCACGAACTGCCAGGCCAGGCCGGCGGCGATGCAGATGATGAGGGCGCGGGTGAGGCGCAGCTGTCCACCGAGCGCGTCGGCCAGCCGGGGAGCGCCGATCCATGCCAGAGCACCCATCGGCAGCGCGGCGGCGGCCCAGATGCCCAGGATCGACGTTCGGGTGTACTGCGGGATGGCGATCTCCGGAACGGCGGGACCGGCGGAGGACGAGGAGCTGGCCTCGATCTCGAAGCGGCGTCGGGTCGGCGTGCGGGTGGTTGTCGTCATACGACGAGGATGCTCCCCGACGACGCCGTCGTCGTCCGCTTCGCGGCTATTGCCGGTACTCCTCCCGGCGGTGTGTCGCGCCCCGGCCAGGCCCACACGTACATCTCGGGATGTACGCGTGCCTCCTGCCCGGGGAGCCCTGCCGCCCGGCCCCGACTGATAGGAATGCGCACGCGCGTCGCCATGACGGCGACGGGCTCGTGCCGGCCTCGGGCACCTCGCCGTTCCCGAGTCCCGTCGCAGCTGCGCCACGAGGGGGAACCGGTCCCATGATCCGAGTTGCCGTCGCCGACGACCAGGGGTTGGTTCGAGGCGGCTTCGCCGTGCTGCTGCGCACGGCCGGGGACTTCGAGGTGGTCGGTGAGGCGGCCGACGGTCGCGCTGCTGTCGACCTCGTGGCGCGGACGCGGCCGGACGTCATCCTCATGGACATCCGAATGCCCGAGATCGACGGCGTCGAAGCCACCCGGCGCATCACCGGCGACGCCCGCCTGT
Coding sequences:
- a CDS encoding SRPBCC family protein — translated: MRRLTHYVFRSVWTVDAPLDDIRPVLADVRTYPAWWPEIRSVTDLGGGRFEMVARSLLPYELRFVSEEDTAMRGSGVIGARLSGELEGFARWTTEQVGATSRLVYDQEVETRKALLNALAPVARPGFRFNHFLMMRHGRTGLRTFMAGYRRGQGSAGS
- a CDS encoding CPBP family intramembrane glutamic endopeptidase, with the protein product MTTTTRTPTRRRFEIEASSSSSAGPAVPEIAIPQYTRTSILGIWAAAALPMGALAWIGAPRLADALGGQLRLTRALIICIAAGLAWQFVLVLALVWREQGNLRWTTLRDVLWLRSPRSPRTGRTGGRLWLLVLPLTIGLAAEQLIPRLPVPATRDLGAFLESDAGQSFLHGAWAWFALIVVMLVLNTVLGEALLFRGFLLPRMNGAFGDRDWVVNGMLFAAYHLHEPWVILPSLAGIFTMAYPTKRYRSALMGIAVHSGQTVFFTVAVLTIVL